Genomic DNA from Campylobacter concisus:
GCGTGGATACGCAAGTTTTTGCAAATATCTACGCAAAGCTTGCTGTAAATGTCATCATGAATGAAAAACAAAATGCCAAAGACGACTCCGCCATCATTGCTAGAGTAGCGCTCTCGCGAGAGTTTGTAAATTTCTTTGAGACGCATTTTCCTATGTTTTTTACATCGGTTATTTCGATCATCGGCTCAGCGTTTATGCTCATTTTTGTCGAGTCAAAGGTCGCTGTGGCGTGCTTTGTCGTGATGATCGTTTTTCTTATATTTTTACCAAGATATATCAAGAAAAATGACGACCTTTATCTTCGTTTAAATGACCGCCTAGAAAAAGAGGCAAAGGTGATAGGTGTTTTTAACAAAAGCACGCTAAATAGGCACTACGACGTCGTTTCTAAATTTCGTATAGCGATCTCAAACAGGGAGGCGATGAGCTATTTTATCATCGGCATTAGCGCTTCGCTGCTCTTTTTGGTGGCGATAATAGTGCTAAGCTCGCAGCAGACAAATGCCGGCCACATCTACTCTGTGATGACCTATATATGGAATTTCGTCATCAGTCTTGACGACTCGCCAAAGCTCATCGAGGAATTTTCAAATTTAAAAGATATTGGCAAGAGGATCGACGCCCAAAAGAAGGATAATGATGCACAACAAGAGCGTTCTTAGAAATTCGTTTTTTCTAATTTTCACGTTTATGGTGGTTGAAGCCGTTTTTGGCTTCGTTTCAAACTCGCTTGCGCTCATTAGCGACGCATTTCACATGCTCTCAGACGCTGCCGCGCTATTTTTGTCGCTAATAGCGTTTAAAATTTCAGAAAAAAGGGCAAATTTACAAAAGACTTTTGGCTACAAAAGGGTCGAGATCATCGCCGCTTTCATAAACGCCATCGCTCTTATCGCACTTGCTGTTTTTGTCGTAGTTGAAGCTATCATCAGGCTTTTTAACGAGCCAGAGATAGAGGCTGAAACG
This window encodes:
- a CDS encoding ABC transporter six-transmembrane domain-containing protein, with product MQNNAFKTLKSIATEHNKKLILTFALVLAENGLFLAYPIFAGFAINAIMQGNTLNALIYALFVLIAWLVGAIRRRVDTQVFANIYAKLAVNVIMNEKQNAKDDSAIIARVALSREFVNFFETHFPMFFTSVISIIGSAFMLIFVESKVAVACFVVMIVFLIFLPRYIKKNDDLYLRLNDRLEKEAKVIGVFNKSTLNRHYDVVSKFRIAISNREAMSYFIIGISASLLFLVAIIVLSSQQTNAGHIYSVMTYIWNFVISLDDSPKLIEEFSNLKDIGKRIDAQKKDNDAQQERS